A section of the Saccharomyces paradoxus strain CBS432 chromosome XII sequence genome encodes:
- the APC9 gene encoding anaphase promoting complex subunit 9 (Subunit of the Anaphase-Promoting Complex/Cyclosome (APC/C)~similar to YLR102C): MNQNCDKNEGKQFQLPSLPPWKTPRFNKVNFNNFTTPLRKRSTRIINDDSMPITGEVLEERTGDNIYGISMDVDEVDYLNTLSHIEEEEVYDYSPYCERNTLRESKIDNFLKAERAAHCLVFHKVGHLDGIDSYRPDIDVMCGEEADAYDSNNTESNGSMLLESVPGCSKEDLGRLSRREFVTSSKPSMRRLDDIINHETNALKSFWNDSGLVNSLQSHHLHEEYLLLQEELKNVYKIQCHDRVPIESLRDKCRRHYSNEDSSIL, translated from the coding sequence ATGAATCAAAATTGTGATAAGAACGAAGGCAAGCAGTTTCAATTACCGTCGTTGCCGCCCTGGAAAACACCAAGGTTTAACAAGGTGaacttcaacaattttACCACACCGTTACGAAAAAGATCGACAAGAATAATAAATGATGATTCGATGCCCATAACAGGCGAAGTACTAGAGGAGAGAACTGGGGACAATATCTACGGAATAAGCATGGACGTAGATGAAGTCGACTATCTCAATACCTTGAGCCACAtcgaggaagaagaggtgTACGATTATTCACCGTATTGTGAACGCAACACTTTAAGAGAAAGTaaaattgataattttttgaaagcaGAAAGGGCAGCACATTGTCTTGTATTTCACAAGGTAGGCCACCTGGACGGCATAGACAGTTATCGACCCGATATTGACGTAATGTGTGGCGAAGAGGCCGATGCATATGACAGTAACAACACAGAAAGCAATGGGTCAATGTTATTAGAAAGTGTTCCTGGATGCAGCAAAGAAGATTTGGGGAGGTTATCAAGGCGAGAATTTGTAACAAGTTCGAAGCCTAGCATGAGACGGTTGGATGACATAATAAACCATGAAACGAATGCCTTGAAAAGTTTCTGGAACGACTCAGGATTGGTCAATTCACTCCAAAGTCATCATTTGCATGAAGAGTACCTTCTTTTGcaagaagaattgaagaatgTGTACAAGATTCAATGCCATGACAGAGTGCCAATAGAAAGCCTGCGGGATAAGTGCAGAAGACATTATAGCAACGAAGATAGTTCGATCCTCTGA
- the CDC45 gene encoding DNA replication initiation factor CDC45 (DNA replication initiation factor~similar to YLR103C), translated as MYYEISQFSEAYNKILRNSSSHSSCQLVIFVSCLNIDALCATKMLSQLFKKQLVQSQIVPIFGYSELRRHYSQLDENINSLLLVGFGGVIDLEAFLEIDPQEYVVDTDEKSGEQSFRRDIYVLDAHRPWNLDNIFGSQIIQCFDDGTVNDALSEQKEAYYKLLELDQESDNGEVSGDDDDDDGGEDEATDADEATDEDEEGEGSGRISNKRSNSSTGSNDPSKRKQRKKQIHEYEAVLEEYYSQGTTVVNSISAQIYSLLSAIGETNLSNLWLNILGTTSLDIAYAQVYNRLYPLLQDEVKRLTPSNRNSVKTPDTLTLNIQPDYYLFLLRHSSLYDSFYYSNYVNAKLSLWNENGKKRLHKMFARMGIPLSTAQETWLYMDHSIKRELGIIFDKNLDRYGLQDIIRDGFVRTLGYRGSISASEFVEALTALLEVGNSTDKDSVKINNDNEDDTDGEEEGEDNNAQKLTNLRKRWVSNFWLSWDALDDRKVELLSRGIQLAQDLQRAIFNTGVAILEKKLIKHLRIYRLCVLQDGPDLDLYRNPLTLLRLGNWLIECCAESEDKQLLPMVLASIDESTDTYLVAGLTPRYPRGLDTIHTKKPILNNFSMAFQQITAETDAKVRIDNFESSIIEIRREDLSPFLEKLTLSGLL; from the coding sequence ATGTATTATGAAATTAGCCAGTTTAGTGAAGCCTACAACAAAATCTTAAGGAATTCATCATCTCATTCATCATGTCAATTGGtcattttcgtttcttGCCTTAACATTGATGCGCTGTGTGCGACAAAGATGCTGTCAcaattattcaaaaaacaaCTAGTGCAATCTCAGATAGTACCGATCTTTGGGTATTCTGAATTACGACGCCATTATTCCCAATTGGATGAGAATATAAATAGTCTGCTATTGGTGGGGTTTGGAGGAGTTATTGATTTGGAGGCCTTTTTAGAAATCGATCCACAAGAGTACGTTGTCGATACGGATGAAAAGTCTGGGGAACAGAGTTTCAGAAGGGACATCTATGTGTTGGATGCTCACAGACCGTGGAATCTCGACAATATATTTGGATCACAAATCATCCAATGTTTTGACGACGGTACGGTGAATGACGCATTAAgtgaacaaaaagaagcgTACTACAAGTTGCTAGAACTAGACCAGGAGAGTGATAACGGTGAAGTCTCAGgtgacgatgatgatgatgacggCGGTGAAGATGAGGCGACTGACGCCGATGAGGCCACagacgaagacgaagaaggCGAAGGCAGTGGGAGAATATCtaataaaagaagtaatTCCTCAACTGGATCTAATGATCCTTCAAAGAGAAAGCAACGGAAGAAGCAAATCCATGAATATGAGGCTGTATTGGAGGAATATTATTCTCAAGGTACAACAGTGGTTAATTCGATATCTGCACaaatatattcattattatcTGCAATTGGGGAAAcaaatctttcaaatctGTGGTTGAATATACTTGGTACGACCTCGTTGGATATCGCGTATGCTCAAGTTTACAACCGATTATACCCCTTATTGCAAGATGAAGTGAAACGACTAACACCAAGTAATAGGAACTCAGTAAAGACACCTGATACATTGACGTTAAACATCCAACCGGATTActatcttttcttgctaaggcattcttctttatacGACAGTTTTTATTATTCTAACTATGTCAATGCCAAACTGTCCCTATGGAAtgaaaatgggaaaaagAGGTTGCATAAGATGTTTGCTAGAATGGGTATACCACTAAGCACCGCACAAGAGACCTGGCTCTACATGGACCATTCTATTAAGAGAGAACTTGGGATAATTTTTGACAAAAATTTGGACCGTTACGGGTTACAAGATATAATTAGAGATGGATTTGTTAGAACTCTCGGGTATCGCGGGTCCATAAGTGCCAGTGAATTTGTCGAAGCTCTTACAGCTCTTTTGGAAGTAGGTAATTCAACTGATAAGGATAGtgtgaaaataaataatgacAATGAAGACGATACAGatggagaagaagaaggagagGATAACAATGCTCAAAAATTGACaaatttaagaaaaagatgGGTTTCGAATTTCTGGCTAAGTTGGGATGCTCTAGACGACAGGAAAGTGGAACTATTAAGTCGTGGCATACAATTAGCACAAGACTTACAGAGAGCAATTTTTAACACCGGAGTTGCCATattggagaaaaaattaatcaAGCATTTAAGAATTTATAGATTATGCGTCTTACAAGACGGCCCAGACCTAGACTTGTACAGGAATCCATTGACGTTATTAAGATTAGGAAATTGGCTCATAGAATGCTGTGCGGAATCCGAAGACAAACAATTGCTGCCCATGGTTCTTGCTAGCATAGATGAAAGTACGGATACGTATTTGGTTGCTGGGTTAACACCTAGGTATCCCCGTGGACTAGACACGATACATACAAAGAAACcaattttgaataattttagCATGGCGTTCCAGCAAATAACTGCAGAAACGGATGCTAAAGTGAGAATagataattttgaaagttcCATAATAGAAATTCGTCGTGAGGATCTTTCACCATTCTTGGAGAAGCTGACCTTGAGTGGATTGTTATAG